A region of Streptomyces sp. NBC_01750 DNA encodes the following proteins:
- a CDS encoding amino acid adenylation domain-containing protein, with product MNSQANEDRLRRAMAAVLQLQQRNAELEMQKYEPVAIVAMACRLPGAVSTPEEYWRLLDTAGDAIGPLPSRWDGLDLYDPDPAAIGKSYAREGGFLDRLDEFDADFFGISPREAISMEPQQRLVLETSWEALERAGIRPDTLSGSRTGVYLGAMRSDYDTGNAPLESFDGYQGTGIQSSVVSGRLSYVLGLQGPAVTLDTACSSSLVAIHSAVAALRAGECDLALAGGVTVMASPAMFVESSRLGAMAPDGRCKSFSAGADGAIWSEGVGILVLKPLAAAQRDGDRVLAVVRGSAVNQDGRSQGLTAPNGPAQQRVIRDALAACRLTPADIDAVDAHGTGTPLGDPIEAGALAEVFGPGRDADRPLWLGSSKSNIGHTQAAAGVAGVMKMVLALQHERLPKTLHADEPSPHIDWTACNIRLLQESRPWHRGERVRRAGVSSFGISGTNAHVILEEAPAPAADTARQPAAPTAPQPGVAAAAYPLLLSGHDQQALRAQADRWAGWLAEHDDIPWQDTLRTAAMHRTHLQARASVLAGSAREAAAALAALAEGRAHPLVVTGTARERGRTVFVFPGQGSQWLGMGRALLAESEVFRAAVQECDEALEPWTGWSVMALLAEPQDEGLPPLDRIDVLQPALFAVMIGLAALWRSLGVEPAAVVGSSQGEVPAAVVAGALTLKDGARLTALRSKGQFDECSGRGAMALVEMPVGEVEELIAPYGDALSVAVVNTAASTVVSGDVAAVEQLLAELAGRDVFCRRVKSDTAGHSAHIDPMLPRLREQLTGLSTAPGTIPFYSTVTGGVLEGSALDAEYWCRNARQTVRMDRALDQLVADGYDVFVEVSPHPVLGMPLTGATARSHGAVVGSVRRDADSTAQMLSSLGALHAQGYAADWSRILGSAPRGAVVPLPTYAFQRTSYWSDFASFRALDADAREALLRKQRQPVSAAAGPDALRTRLSGLEEAVRHDALTAVVSEEAAAVLGTTAPVPADKRLQELGLDSIMALQLRNRLSELTGTALPTNLAFAHPTPDDVAAYLLQHVLGDMPQAPAAPPLERSGQREVHPATQGQRRLWFLEKMQPGSAEYNTPLVLRTERRIDPDVLSQALRRVMDRHEALRTGLEERDGQLVQVVRDSYPLPFVHEDLSGLGEAELDARVRHEERVPFDLSGPGLLRCVLADTHDGGSLIGLFLHHAVTDGWSLSLFTRELFDTYGALLAGRDLQATDVAFQLGDYAAWEQRALQEGHFASSLGFYTSQLEGMGRLDLPTRSDADDGQAADSGAENTGCTVGFTLPAQLRGDLEELAARTGVTPYTVYASAFAVLLARTTGSYDFGLGTVWANRQLPGVEGLHGFLVSTLPLRCDLRGDPAFHELLTTTAPRVMGLLEHQDVPLTEIVKAVGGERAGGDNPLFSAVFNYRATAMPALGEGTEAWTYLPGAAVGGGPRGLAKSDIGLTIAPDGEGLRGELEFRPDVLDQASAQRLVTGFRTLLDSVVRDGRRPLSELDVLDDAELSWLTEQGGHSAPEVTSDTAINRILQQAHRTPDATALVDDEGQLTYQELTRRAWGMAAHLRSAGVGADSLVGIHLPRSTELVVAVLATWLAGGAYVPMDPSYPKARLDHMIEDSGLDMIVSTGAGSADIADDRIRILLADALPQTAHDAPGDGRAATAALSDLAYVIYTSGSTGKPKGVQLEHAQFANFCAAMDERVGGGVGDTWLAVTSLSFDISTLELLWTLTRGYRVVIAEGGPARWADYLPYAPTHLQCTPSLARMLLADSDGRALVQGLDRMLVGGEALDRGLARKLLRLCPDGLMNMYGPTETTVWSAAWNAAPGEVALGEPLLNNVLYILDAQGRRVPRGTRGELHIGGLGVARGYLHRPELTAERFVADPFAGTPGARMYRTGDVVRHRPDGSLEFCGRVDAQVKLRGHRIELGEIEAVAGEHPAVAECAAVIREDTPSDPRLCLYWVPAARYPALEEDLQQYVAEHLPSAMVPQQLFRMEELPHTPNKKVDRGALLRLPAPVQARPRPTGGSGADDVESIVIRAWADVLGRSDIDPDRGIFGLGANSMTAVDAHKLICAGLGREFPLSALFRHPTVRQLAAHLRNEAPAPLTEATTARRRHPDEDMVAIVGMACRLPGAPDIDSYWDNLRNGIESITHFSEDEQRAAGIGDRILDDPDYVPAKGVVAGADLFDAGFFDCSPAEAEIMDPQHRLFLECSWQALEHSGVLPSTFTGSIGVFAGSGQSGYRSSEEAVEMSDFYRTMVGTKNDFLATRVAHKLNLRGPALTVQTACSTSLVATHLARESLLRGECDIALAGGSSLTVPLDLGYFHQAGLVFSPDGKCRAFDEKGAGTVLANGVAVVALRRLSDALAAGDRIYAVIRGSAINNDGSSKVGFTAPSVEGQARVVAAAHQEARVSADTIGYVEAHGTGTALGDPIEIQALQQVFATADRSEPCAIGSVKTNIGHTDATAGVAGLIKAALCLHHGEMVPSLNFESPNPEMGLDPGLFYVNTQSKQWEAEQGPRRAGVSSFGLGGTNAHVVLEEPPRWEPEISSALDGPAVVPVVVSGRDVGALREQAGRWASWLEGHAGVPLAGVAVTAARHRTHFEQRASVTADSVAGLVEGLRAVAEGVPHAGVVEGVAGRRGRVVFVYPGQGSQWVGMGRELLAGGGVFASVVDECDAALRPFTGWSVRDVLAGVEGGHPPFDRVDVVQPALFAMGVALSAVWRSLGVEPAAVVGHSQGEVVAAVVSGALSLEQGARVVALRSRAVLSCAGQGGMALVGRPLLEVEGFLAPYGDALSVAAVNTAGSTVVSGRAVELAALVGELQGSGVFARLINVDYASHNAQMDPLLPGLAEGFAGLVPGETDIAFYSTVSGRVAGGRELDGGYWCRNLREPVRFDRALEGLLDDGHTVFVEISAHPVLSMPLTDAGADRGGVVVGSLARDRGGMEQLLHNAGLLHTHGHELDWDRILPATAGTGLVPLPTYAFQREHHWKPSSLIGGSPATPQGQAFWDAVNTGEPARVAELLDAPDHLRAGVAELMPLLTEWLERQAAQSADPPGQGPQQDSSFRARLLSLGEQERLGLVLDLIKSEVAPVLGLPVGSVMDDQPLPQLGMDSLMAVGLRSRIARLTGQQVPAQLILGDAGCAGLGRAIVAAALPGSTEGPSHDTGPGRWLRILKPAQQPSARIVCVAGAGGTTAAHVPLIRFLPDGVELLGVRMPGREDRFAEPAATDMRAVIDGIVAELTGLDAVPTVLYGHSQGSWLAWELAHALADRADCPPLTLVPACGLPPRTPPPPGMRRMGELADTLETMSVPDLAAALAGILPDSILSSEELLTAYGAALRDDTVLGLNHRASLDADARDPLRFSIHAVAASDDPVLPEETVRGWQEYTHGDFVHRTIAGTHAAPIDNHEAMAAELLQAIPKNQGENNA from the coding sequence ATGAACTCCCAGGCGAACGAGGACCGGCTTCGGCGAGCCATGGCCGCCGTCCTCCAACTCCAGCAGCGCAACGCCGAGCTGGAGATGCAGAAGTACGAGCCGGTGGCGATCGTCGCCATGGCCTGCCGGCTGCCCGGCGCGGTGAGCACCCCCGAGGAGTACTGGCGGCTGCTGGACACCGCGGGCGATGCCATCGGCCCGCTGCCGTCCCGCTGGGACGGACTCGACCTGTACGACCCCGACCCGGCGGCCATCGGCAAGAGCTACGCCCGTGAGGGCGGCTTCCTCGACCGCCTCGACGAGTTCGACGCCGACTTCTTCGGCATCTCGCCCCGCGAGGCGATCTCCATGGAGCCGCAGCAGCGCCTCGTACTGGAGACGTCGTGGGAGGCGCTGGAACGCGCCGGGATCCGGCCCGACACCCTCAGCGGCAGCCGTACCGGCGTCTACCTGGGGGCCATGCGCTCCGACTACGACACGGGCAACGCCCCGCTGGAGAGCTTCGACGGCTACCAGGGCACCGGCATCCAGAGCAGCGTGGTGTCCGGCCGGCTCTCCTACGTCCTGGGACTCCAGGGCCCGGCGGTGACCCTGGACACCGCCTGCTCCTCCTCGCTGGTGGCCATCCACTCCGCGGTGGCCGCGCTGCGTGCCGGTGAGTGCGACCTGGCGCTGGCCGGCGGGGTCACCGTGATGGCCTCACCCGCCATGTTCGTCGAGTCCTCCAGGCTCGGGGCGATGGCCCCCGACGGGCGGTGCAAGAGCTTCTCGGCAGGCGCCGACGGGGCGATCTGGTCCGAGGGCGTGGGCATCCTCGTCCTCAAGCCCCTGGCGGCGGCGCAGCGCGACGGCGACCGTGTCCTGGCGGTCGTCCGTGGCTCCGCGGTCAACCAGGACGGCCGCAGCCAGGGGCTGACCGCCCCCAACGGGCCCGCGCAGCAGCGCGTCATCCGCGACGCGCTGGCGGCCTGCCGGCTCACTCCTGCCGACATCGACGCCGTCGACGCGCACGGCACCGGCACTCCGCTCGGCGACCCCATCGAGGCGGGCGCCCTGGCGGAGGTTTTCGGCCCCGGCCGCGATGCCGACCGGCCGCTGTGGCTGGGCTCGTCGAAGTCGAACATCGGACACACCCAGGCGGCCGCCGGGGTCGCCGGCGTGATGAAGATGGTCCTGGCGCTCCAGCACGAGAGGCTGCCCAAGACCCTGCACGCGGACGAGCCCAGCCCGCACATCGACTGGACCGCCTGCAACATCCGGCTTCTCCAGGAGTCCCGGCCGTGGCACCGCGGCGAGCGGGTGCGCAGGGCCGGCGTCTCCTCGTTCGGCATCAGCGGCACCAACGCGCACGTGATACTCGAAGAGGCCCCCGCTCCCGCGGCGGACACGGCGCGGCAGCCCGCCGCGCCGACCGCCCCGCAGCCGGGCGTCGCCGCGGCAGCCTACCCGCTGCTGCTGTCGGGCCACGACCAGCAGGCGCTGCGTGCACAGGCCGATCGGTGGGCCGGCTGGCTGGCCGAGCATGACGACATACCGTGGCAGGACACGCTGCGCACCGCGGCGATGCACCGCACCCACCTGCAGGCACGCGCCTCGGTCCTCGCGGGCAGCGCTCGGGAGGCCGCAGCGGCCCTGGCGGCGCTCGCCGAGGGCCGCGCGCACCCCCTGGTGGTCACCGGCACGGCGCGCGAGCGCGGCAGGACCGTGTTCGTCTTCCCCGGCCAGGGATCGCAGTGGCTGGGCATGGGCCGCGCCCTGCTCGCCGAGAGCGAGGTGTTCCGGGCTGCCGTCCAGGAATGCGACGAGGCCCTGGAGCCCTGGACCGGATGGTCGGTCATGGCCCTGCTGGCCGAGCCGCAGGACGAGGGCCTGCCGCCGCTGGACCGGATCGACGTACTCCAGCCCGCCCTGTTCGCGGTGATGATCGGCCTGGCCGCGCTGTGGCGATCGCTGGGTGTCGAGCCCGCCGCCGTGGTGGGCTCCAGCCAAGGAGAGGTGCCCGCCGCAGTGGTGGCCGGGGCCCTGACGCTGAAGGACGGTGCTCGGCTGACCGCACTGCGCTCCAAGGGCCAGTTCGACGAGTGCAGCGGCCGGGGCGCGATGGCCCTGGTGGAGATGCCGGTGGGCGAGGTGGAGGAGCTGATCGCCCCGTACGGCGACGCCCTGTCCGTCGCTGTCGTCAACACCGCGGCGTCCACGGTGGTCTCGGGAGACGTGGCGGCCGTGGAGCAGCTGCTGGCCGAGCTGGCGGGCCGCGACGTGTTCTGCCGGCGCGTCAAGTCGGACACCGCCGGGCACAGCGCGCACATCGACCCCATGCTGCCGCGGCTGCGCGAGCAGCTGACCGGTCTGAGTACGGCGCCGGGCACGATCCCCTTCTACTCGACGGTGACCGGGGGCGTCCTCGAAGGCAGCGCCCTCGACGCCGAGTACTGGTGCCGCAACGCCCGTCAGACCGTCCGCATGGACCGGGCGCTCGATCAGCTGGTCGCCGACGGATACGACGTGTTCGTCGAGGTGAGCCCGCATCCGGTGCTGGGGATGCCGCTGACCGGCGCCACCGCCCGGTCGCACGGCGCGGTCGTGGGCAGCGTGCGCCGCGACGCGGACTCCACCGCCCAGATGCTTTCTTCCCTGGGCGCCCTGCATGCCCAGGGGTACGCGGCCGACTGGTCGCGCATCCTCGGCTCCGCCCCCCGCGGCGCCGTCGTCCCCCTGCCCACCTACGCCTTCCAGCGCACCTCCTACTGGAGCGACTTCGCCTCCTTCCGCGCCCTGGACGCCGACGCGCGCGAGGCCCTGCTGCGCAAGCAGCGGCAGCCGGTGTCCGCCGCGGCCGGCCCCGACGCGCTGCGCACCCGCCTGAGCGGCCTCGAGGAAGCTGTGCGCCACGACGCCCTGACCGCCGTCGTGTCGGAGGAGGCCGCCGCCGTTCTCGGCACCACCGCGCCCGTGCCGGCCGACAAGCGGCTCCAGGAACTGGGCCTGGACTCCATCATGGCGTTGCAACTGCGCAACCGGCTGTCCGAGCTGACCGGCACCGCCCTGCCCACCAACCTCGCCTTCGCCCACCCCACCCCCGATGACGTGGCCGCCTACCTGCTGCAACATGTCCTCGGGGACATGCCCCAGGCGCCGGCCGCCCCGCCGCTCGAGCGGTCAGGGCAGCGCGAGGTCCACCCGGCGACACAGGGGCAGCGCCGGCTGTGGTTCCTGGAGAAGATGCAGCCGGGCAGCGCGGAGTACAACACCCCGCTGGTCCTGCGCACCGAGCGACGGATCGACCCGGACGTCCTGTCCCAGGCCCTGCGCCGGGTGATGGACCGTCACGAAGCCCTGCGCACCGGCCTGGAGGAGCGCGACGGACAGCTCGTCCAGGTGGTACGGGACAGCTACCCGCTGCCGTTCGTCCACGAGGATCTGTCCGGTCTCGGCGAGGCGGAGCTCGACGCACGCGTCCGGCACGAGGAACGTGTCCCCTTCGACCTGAGCGGGCCCGGTCTGCTGCGCTGTGTCCTCGCCGACACCCACGACGGCGGATCACTGATCGGCCTCTTCCTGCACCATGCCGTCACCGACGGCTGGTCGCTGTCCCTGTTCACCCGCGAACTCTTCGACACCTACGGCGCGCTGCTCGCCGGCCGTGACCTGCAGGCCACCGACGTGGCCTTCCAACTGGGCGACTACGCGGCCTGGGAACAGCGCGCTCTCCAGGAGGGCCACTTCGCGTCCTCCCTGGGCTTCTACACCTCGCAGCTCGAAGGCATGGGCCGCCTGGACCTGCCGACGCGCTCCGACGCCGACGACGGCCAGGCCGCCGACAGCGGCGCGGAGAACACCGGGTGCACTGTCGGCTTCACCCTCCCCGCCCAGCTGCGGGGGGACCTGGAAGAACTGGCCGCCCGCACCGGCGTCACCCCCTACACCGTCTACGCCAGCGCCTTCGCGGTCCTCCTGGCCCGCACCACCGGCTCCTACGACTTCGGACTCGGCACCGTGTGGGCCAACCGTCAGCTGCCCGGCGTGGAAGGCCTGCACGGATTCCTCGTCAGCACCCTGCCGCTGCGCTGCGACCTGCGCGGCGACCCGGCCTTCCACGAGCTGCTCACCACGACCGCACCCCGTGTGATGGGCCTGCTCGAACACCAGGACGTCCCCCTGACCGAGATCGTGAAGGCCGTGGGCGGCGAACGGGCCGGCGGGGACAACCCGCTGTTCAGCGCCGTGTTCAACTACCGCGCCACCGCCATGCCCGCACTCGGCGAAGGAACGGAGGCCTGGACCTATCTTCCCGGAGCGGCCGTGGGAGGCGGGCCGCGCGGCCTCGCCAAGTCCGACATCGGGCTGACGATCGCCCCGGACGGCGAAGGCCTTCGGGGCGAACTGGAGTTCCGGCCGGACGTCCTGGACCAGGCCTCCGCACAGCGGCTGGTGACCGGCTTCCGCACCCTGCTCGACTCCGTCGTACGGGACGGCCGGCGCCCCCTCAGCGAACTGGACGTCCTCGACGACGCGGAGCTCTCCTGGCTCACCGAACAGGGCGGCCACAGCGCGCCCGAGGTCACCTCCGACACCGCGATCAACCGGATTCTCCAGCAGGCCCACCGGACCCCGGACGCCACGGCCCTGGTCGACGACGAGGGGCAGCTCACCTACCAGGAGCTCACCCGGCGGGCCTGGGGTATGGCCGCACATCTGCGGTCCGCCGGAGTCGGTGCCGACTCCCTGGTCGGCATCCATCTGCCGCGCTCCACCGAGCTGGTGGTGGCCGTGCTGGCCACCTGGCTGGCCGGCGGCGCCTACGTGCCCATGGACCCGTCCTACCCCAAGGCCCGGCTGGATCACATGATCGAGGACAGCGGCCTCGACATGATCGTCTCGACCGGGGCGGGATCGGCGGACATCGCCGACGACCGAATCCGGATCCTGCTCGCCGACGCCCTCCCGCAGACGGCTCACGACGCGCCGGGGGACGGCCGGGCCGCCACCGCGGCCCTGTCCGACCTGGCCTATGTGATCTACACGTCCGGCTCGACCGGCAAGCCGAAGGGTGTACAGCTCGAGCACGCGCAGTTCGCCAACTTCTGCGCGGCCATGGACGAGCGGGTCGGCGGCGGTGTCGGCGACACCTGGCTCGCCGTGACCAGCCTGTCCTTCGACATCTCCACCCTGGAACTGCTGTGGACCCTCACCCGCGGCTACCGCGTGGTGATCGCCGAAGGCGGCCCCGCCCGGTGGGCCGACTACCTGCCGTACGCGCCCACGCATCTGCAGTGCACCCCGTCGCTGGCGCGGATGCTGCTCGCGGACAGCGACGGACGGGCGCTCGTACAAGGCCTGGACCGGATGCTGGTCGGCGGCGAAGCACTCGACCGCGGCCTGGCCCGCAAACTGCTGAGGCTGTGCCCCGACGGGCTGATGAACATGTACGGGCCCACCGAGACCACCGTGTGGTCGGCCGCCTGGAACGCGGCGCCGGGCGAAGTGGCCCTCGGTGAGCCGCTGCTGAACAACGTGCTGTACATCCTCGACGCACAGGGCCGGCGGGTACCACGCGGCACCCGCGGCGAACTGCACATCGGCGGCCTCGGGGTGGCGCGTGGATATCTGCACCGCCCCGAGCTGACCGCCGAACGCTTCGTCGCCGACCCGTTCGCCGGCACGCCCGGCGCGCGGATGTACCGCACCGGCGACGTGGTGCGCCATCGACCGGACGGCAGCCTGGAGTTCTGCGGGCGGGTCGACGCCCAGGTCAAGCTCCGCGGCCACCGGATCGAGCTGGGCGAGATCGAGGCCGTGGCCGGCGAGCACCCGGCCGTGGCCGAATGCGCGGCCGTGATCCGCGAGGACACGCCGTCGGATCCCCGGCTGTGCCTGTACTGGGTGCCCGCCGCGCGATACCCGGCGCTGGAGGAGGACCTGCAGCAGTACGTCGCCGAGCACCTGCCGTCCGCCATGGTCCCGCAGCAGTTGTTCCGTATGGAGGAGCTGCCGCACACCCCGAACAAGAAGGTCGACCGCGGCGCCCTGCTGAGGCTGCCCGCACCTGTCCAGGCACGCCCGCGGCCCACCGGTGGCAGCGGCGCCGACGACGTCGAGTCGATCGTCATCCGCGCCTGGGCGGATGTGCTCGGCCGCAGCGACATCGACCCGGACCGTGGCATCTTCGGCCTCGGTGCCAACTCGATGACGGCCGTCGACGCGCACAAGCTCATCTGCGCCGGCCTCGGCAGGGAGTTCCCGCTCTCCGCCCTCTTCCGCCACCCGACCGTGCGCCAGCTCGCCGCCCACCTGCGCAACGAGGCACCCGCCCCGCTCACCGAGGCGACCACGGCCCGCAGGCGTCACCCCGACGAGGACATGGTGGCGATCGTCGGCATGGCCTGCCGGCTCCCCGGCGCCCCCGACATCGACTCGTACTGGGACAACCTGCGCAACGGCATCGAGTCGATCACCCACTTCTCCGAGGACGAGCAGCGCGCCGCGGGCATCGGCGACCGGATCCTGGACGACCCCGACTACGTACCGGCCAAGGGTGTGGTGGCGGGCGCCGACCTGTTCGACGCCGGCTTCTTCGACTGCTCACCGGCCGAGGCCGAGATCATGGACCCGCAGCACCGGCTCTTCCTCGAATGCTCCTGGCAGGCGCTGGAGCACTCCGGCGTCCTGCCCTCCACCTTCACCGGCAGCATCGGAGTCTTCGCCGGCTCGGGCCAGTCCGGCTACCGCAGCAGCGAAGAAGCCGTCGAGATGTCCGACTTCTACCGCACCATGGTCGGCACCAAGAACGACTTCCTCGCCACCCGCGTGGCCCACAAACTCAACCTCCGTGGCCCGGCCCTGACGGTCCAGACGGCCTGCTCGACCAGCCTGGTCGCCACCCACCTGGCCCGCGAGAGCCTGCTGCGCGGCGAGTGCGACATCGCCCTGGCCGGCGGCTCCTCGCTCACCGTCCCGCTGGATCTGGGCTACTTCCACCAGGCGGGACTGGTCTTCTCCCCGGACGGCAAGTGCCGCGCCTTCGACGAGAAGGGCGCGGGCACGGTCCTGGCCAACGGCGTCGCCGTCGTGGCGCTGCGCCGGCTGTCCGACGCGCTCGCGGCGGGCGACCGCATCTACGCCGTGATCCGCGGCAGCGCCATCAACAACGACGGATCGAGCAAAGTCGGGTTCACCGCACCCAGCGTGGAGGGCCAGGCCCGCGTCGTCGCCGCCGCGCACCAGGAAGCGCGCGTGAGCGCCGACACCATCGGATACGTGGAGGCGCACGGCACCGGCACCGCGCTGGGCGACCCCATCGAGATCCAGGCGCTCCAGCAGGTGTTCGCCACCGCGGACCGGTCCGAGCCCTGCGCGATCGGTTCGGTGAAGACAAATATCGGCCACACCGACGCCACCGCGGGAGTCGCCGGCCTCATCAAGGCGGCGCTGTGCCTGCACCACGGCGAAATGGTGCCGAGCCTCAACTTCGAGAGCCCCAACCCCGAGATGGGACTCGACCCGGGCCTCTTCTACGTCAACACCCAGTCCAAGCAGTGGGAAGCGGAGCAGGGCCCCCGCCGGGCGGGTGTGTCGTCCTTCGGCCTCGGCGGTACCAATGCGCACGTCGTGCTGGAGGAGCCGCCGCGCTGGGAGCCCGAAATCTCCTCTGCCCTTGATGGGCCCGCTGTGGTGCCGGTGGTGGTGTCGGGTCGGGATGTGGGGGCGTTGCGGGAGCAGGCCGGTCGTTGGGCGTCCTGGCTGGAGGGGCATGCGGGTGTGCCGTTGGCGGGTGTGGCGGTGACGGCGGCTCGTCATCGGACGCATTTCGAGCAGCGGGCGAGTGTCACTGCCGACTCGGTGGCTGGGTTGGTGGAGGGGCTGCGGGCGGTGGCTGAGGGTGTGCCGCATGCGGGTGTGGTGGAGGGGGTTGCGGGGCGTCGGGGCCGGGTGGTGTTTGTGTATCCGGGTCAGGGTTCGCAGTGGGTGGGGATGGGTCGTGAGTTGTTGGCGGGGGGTGGTGTGTTTGCGTCGGTGGTGGATGAGTGTGATGCGGCGTTGAGGCCGTTCACGGGCTGGTCGGTGCGGGATGTGCTGGCTGGGGTGGAGGGTGGTCATCCGCCGTTCGACCGGGTTGATGTGGTGCAGCCTGCGTTGTTTGCGATGGGTGTGGCGTTGTCTGCGGTGTGGCGTTCTTTGGGGGTGGAGCCTGCTGCGGTGGTGGGTCATTCGCAGGGTGAGGTGGTTGCGGCGGTGGTGAGTGGTGCGCTGTCGCTGGAGCAGGGTGCGCGGGTGGTGGCGTTGCGTTCTCGTGCGGTGTTGTCCTGTGCGGGACAGGGCGGGATGGCGTTGGTGGGGCGTCCGTTGTTGGAGGTGGAGGGGTTTCTGGCTCCGTATGGGGATGCGTTGTCGGTGGCTGCGGTGAATACGGCGGGGTCGACGGTGGTGTCGGGTCGGGCGGTGGAGCTGGCGGCTCTGGTGGGGGAGTTGCAGGGGTCGGGTGTGTTTGCGCGTCTGATCAATGTGGATTATGCGTCTCACAATGCGCAGATGGATCCGCTGTTGCCGGGGCTGGCGGAGGGCTTTGCGGGGCTGGTGCCGGGGGAGACGGATATTGCGTTCTATTCGACGGTGAGTGGGCGGGTTGCCGGGGGCCGGGAGCTGGACGGGGGGTACTGGTGCCGGAATCTGCGGGAGCCGGTGCGGTTCGACCGTGCGCTGGAGGGTCTGCTGGATGACGGGCACACGGTGTTCGTCGAGATTTCCGCGCATCCGGTGCTGTCGATGCCGCTGACCGATGCCGGTGCGGACCGTGGTGGTGTTGTTGTCGGTTCCCTCGCCCGTGACCGGGGAGGCATGGAACAGCTGCTGCACAATGCGGGGCTGCTCCACACGCACGGACACGAACTCGACTGGGACCGGATCCTTCCCGCCACTGCCGGCACCGGGCTCGTCCCGCTGCCCACCTACGCCTTCCAGCGCGAACACCACTGGAAGCCGTCGTCCCTCATCGGCGGCAGCCCCGCGACCCCCCAGGGCCAGGCGTTCTGGGACGCCGTGAACACGGGCGAGCCGGCCCGCGTCGCCGAACTCCTCGATGCGCCCGATCATCTGCGGGCAGGCGTCGCCGAGTTGATGCCGCTGCTGACCGAGTGGCTCGAGCGCCAGGCTGCACAGTCCGCCGACCCGCCCGGCCAGGGACCGCAGCAGGACTCCTCCTTCCGGGCGCGGCTGCTGTCCCTCGGCGAGCAGGAGCGGCTCGGCCTGGTCCTCGATCTGATCAAGTCCGAGGTCGCGCCGGTGCTCGGCCTGCCTGTCGGCAGTGTCATGGACGACCAGCCGCTCCCGCAGCTCGGCATGGACTCCCTGATGGCGGTCGGCCTGCGCAGCCGTATCGCCCGGCTCACCGGACAGCAGGTGCCGGCCCAGCTCATCCTGGGCGACGCCGGCTGCGCGGGCCTCGGCCGCGCCATCGTCGCCGCCGCCTTGCCCGGTTCGACGGAGGGCCCGAGCCACGACACGGGGCCGGGGCGCTGGCTGCGAATCCTGAAACCGGCCCAGCAGCCGTCCGCGCGGATCGTCTGTGTCGCAGGAGCCGGCGGGACCACCGCAGCCCATGTACCGCTCATCCGGTTCCTTCCCGACGGCGTCGAGCTGCTGGGTGTCCGGATGCCGGGCCGGGAGGACCGCTTCGCCGAGCCCGCGGCGACCGACATGCGCGCCGTGATCGACGGCATCGTCGCCGAACTCACCGGCCTCGACGCCGTACCCACGGTGCTGTACGGGCACAGCCAGGGCTCCTGGCTGGCCTGGGAACTCGCGCACGCACTCGCCGACCGGGCGGACTGCCCGCCGCTCACACTGGTGCCGGCCTGCGGCCTGCCGCCCCGCACCCCGCCGCCGCCCGGTATGCGGCGGATGGGGGAGCTGGCCGACACGCTGGAGACGATGTCCGTCCCGGACCTGGCGGCGGCGCTCGCGGGAATTCTTCCCGACAGCATTCTCTCCAGCGAGGAACTGCTCACCGCATACGGAGCGGCGCTGCGCGACGACACCGTACTGGGCCTGAACCACCGTGCGTCTCTCGACGCCGACGCCAGGGATCCGCTCCGATTCTCCATTCACGCCGTGGCCGCCTCCGACGATCCCGTACTGCCGGAAGAGACCGTACGGGGCTGGCAGGAATACACCCACGGAGACTTCGTGCACCGGACCATCGCCGGTACCCACGCGGCTCCCATCGACAACCACGAGGCTATGGCCGCGGAACTGCTGCAGGCCATTCCGAAGAACCAAGGAGAGAACAATGCCTGA
- a CDS encoding alpha/beta fold hydrolase — MPDIVRPDGAHIHYEVSGSGEPVLLLAPGDALSRIDAWDENFYHPVRELAEHFQVIAMDQRHGGRSKAPATPFSYEQAAADQLAVLDEVGAQQAHVVAAGIGCAHAWRLVAEAPERIRSVVCQEPVGREEGTNAFADFFSLFDEAMRLPRAASFDDAETEGLAAVFAAAAQDGNFATNPAAGPFAQRLSDDTEFHKEILALRREKYITLLVRFRDGLFPAGSPYFSVPEETVSEFPVPLLVLPGKGGRQPEGMAERIAAQAPSARLVDAGFDSAEKRAQTVGTIVGFLNENTPK; from the coding sequence ATGCCTGACATTGTGCGGCCGGACGGTGCACATATCCACTACGAGGTGAGCGGCTCGGGGGAGCCGGTCCTGCTGCTGGCGCCCGGCGACGCGCTCAGCCGGATCGACGCCTGGGACGAGAATTTCTACCACCCGGTGCGGGAGCTGGCCGAGCACTTTCAGGTGATCGCCATGGACCAGCGACACGGCGGACGCAGCAAGGCGCCGGCCACCCCCTTCTCGTACGAGCAGGCCGCAGCCGACCAACTGGCCGTGCTCGACGAGGTCGGCGCGCAGCAGGCACATGTCGTGGCCGCCGGGATCGGCTGCGCCCACGCCTGGCGGCTGGTGGCCGAGGCGCCCGAGCGCATCCGCTCGGTGGTGTGCCAGGAGCCGGTCGGCCGGGAGGAGGGAACCAACGCGTTCGCGGACTTCTTCTCGCTGTTCGACGAGGCGATGCGGCTGCCGCGCGCGGCGTCCTTCGACGACGCGGAGACCGAGGGACTCGCCGCCGTGTTCGCGGCGGCCGCGCAGGACGGGAACTTCGCCACCAACCCGGCAGCCGGCCCGTTCGCGCAGCGGCTGAGCGACGACACCGAATTCCACAAGGAGATCCTGGCGCTGCGGCGCGAGAAGTACATCACCCTCCTTGTGCGGTTCCGTGACGGTCTTTTCCCTGCCGGATCCCCGTACTTCTCCGTACCGGAGGAGACCGTGAGTGAATTCCCGGTGCCGCTGCTCGTGCTCCCAGGAAAGGGCGGACGGCAGCCCGAGGGCATGGCCGAGCGCATTGCCGCGCAGGCGCCTTCGGCGCGCCTTGTCGACGCGGGATTCGACTCCGCCGAAAAGCGCGCGCAGACGGTCGGGACGATTGTCGGATTCCTCAACGAGAACACCCCGAAGTAA